In Homo sapiens chromosome 1 genomic patch of type FIX, GRCh38.p14 PATCHES HG1342_HG2282_PATCH, the following are encoded in one genomic region:
- the PRAMEF8 gene encoding PRAME family member 8 isoform X1 — protein sequence MSIRAPPRLLELARQRLLRDQALAISTMEELPRELFPTLFMEAFSRRRCETLKTMVQAWPFTRLPLGSLMKSPHLESLKSVLEGVDVLLTQEVRPRQSKLQVLDLRNVDENFCDIFSGATASFPEALSQKQTADNCPGTGRQQPFMVFIDLCLKNRTLDECLTHLLEWGKQRKGLLHVCCKELQVFGMPIHSIIEVLNMVELDCIQEVEVCCPWELSTLVKFAPYLGQMRNLRKLVLFNIRASACIPPDNKGQFIARFTSQFLKLDYFQNLSMHSVSFLEGHLDQLLRCLQASLEMVVMTDCLLSESDLKHLSWCPSIRQLKELDLRGVTLTHFSPEPLTGLLEQVVATLQTLDLEDCGIMDSQLSAILPVLSRCSQLSTFSFCGNLISMAALENLLRHTVGLSKLSLELYPAPLESYDTQGALCWGRFAELGAELMNTLRDLRQPKIIVFCTVPCPRCGIRASYDLEPSHCLC from the exons ATGAGCATCAGGGCCCCACCCAGACTCCTGGAGCTGGCAAGGCAGAGGCTGCTGAGGGACCAGGCCTTGGCCATCTCCACCATGGAGGAGCTGCCCAGGGAGCTCTTCCCCACACTGTTCATGGAGGCCTTCAGCAGGAGACGCTGTGAAACCCTGAAAACAATGGTGCAGGCCTGGCCTTTCACCCGCCTCCCTCTAGGGTCCCTGATGAAGTCGCCTCATCTGGAGTCATTAAAATCTGTGCTGGAAGGGGTTGATGTGCTGTTGACCCAAGAGGTTCGCCCCAG GCAGTCAAAACTTCAAGTGCTGGACTTGAGGAATGTGGATGAGAACTTCTGCGACATATTTTCTGGAGCTACTGCATCCTTCCCGGAGGCTCTGAGTCAGAAGCAAACAGCAGATAACTGTCCAGGGACAGGCAGGCAGCAGCCATTCATGGTGTTCATAGACCTTTGTCTCAAGAACAGGACACTAGATGAATGCCTCACCCACCTCTTAGAGTGGGGCAAGCAGAGAAAAGGCTTACTGCATGTGTGTTGCAAGGAGCTGCAGGTTTTTGGAATGCCCATCCACAGTATCATAGAGGTCCTGAACATGGTGGAGCTTGACTgtatccaggaggtggaagtgtGCTGCCCCTGGGAGCTGTCCACTCTTGTGAAGTTTGCCCCTTACCTGGGCCAGATGAGGAATCTCCGCAAACTTGTTCTCTTCAACATCCGTGCATCTGCCTGCATTCCCCCAGACAACAAGGGGCAGTTCATTGCCCGATTCACCTCTCAGTTCCTCAAGCTGGACTATTTCCAGAATCTGTCTATGCACTCCGTCTCTTTCCTCGAAGGCCACCTGGACCAGCTGCTCAG GTGTCTCCAGGCCTCCTTGGAGATGGTCGTTATGACCGACTGCCTGCTGTCAGAGTCGGACTTGAAGCATCTCTCTTGGTGCCCGAGCATCCGTCAATTAAAGGAGCTGGACCTGAGGGGTGTCACGCTGACCCATTTCAGCCCTGAGCCCCTCACAGGTCTGCTGGAGCAAGTTGTGGCCACCCTGCAGACCCTGGACTTAGAGGACTGTGGGATCATGGATTCCCAACTCAGCGCCATCCTGCCTGTCCTGAGCCGCTGCTCCCAGCTCAGCACCTTCAGCTTCTGTGGGAACCTCATCTCCATGGCTGCCCTTGAGAACCTGCTGCGCCACACCGTCGGGCTGAGCAAGCTAAGCCTGGAGCTGTATCCTGCCCCTCTGGAGAGTTATGACACCCAGGGAGCTCTCTGCTGGGGGAGATTTGCTGAACTTGGGGCTGAGCTGATGAACACACTGAGGGACTTAAGGCAGCCCAAGATCATTGTGTTCTGCACCGTCCCCTGCCCTCGCTGTGGCATCAGGGCCTCCTATGACCTGGAGCCCAGTCACTGCCTCTGTTGA